In the genome of Drosophila subpulchrella strain 33 F10 #4 breed RU33 chromosome 2L, RU_Dsub_v1.1 Primary Assembly, whole genome shotgun sequence, one region contains:
- the LOC119546822 gene encoding acylglycerol kinase, mitochondrial, whose product MNYLRVIRNNWKKCTFGAAVSVYALQSLKTHIEIEQHMREFASQIQSNQMADQPKKVLVVMNPVANKKRSEKFFKNYCEPVLHLAGYSVEILRTNHIGHAKSYVEEMAALPDAIVVAGGDGTSSEVVTGLMRRRGNLCPITILPLGRSVQAASKRLQIFGVKDVAYVKSLCKALEPMLKDESQYQSVIRFDVIEGDEENDSQLKPIFGLNGLSWGLMEDINSAKDKYWYFGPLRHYASAASKSFADNWSLKTDYVYTPPCPGCVDCASVQRQDELPVGGGLFTRNLFKYQRNSGEARRTLAKNDQCGNKFEGSVEASQININCVQNEENFAELESQFISSLQPGWEFIKQIPQVTCSNILPSLVVKSRTIQLLPAGEMAEKFYAIDGEEYDARPIKVSVVPNAIKVFC is encoded by the exons atgaattatttAAGAGTCATTCGGAAtaattggaaaaaatgcacgtTCGGAGCGGCAGTGTCTGTTTACGCTCTGCAATCGCTGAAAACGCACATTGA GATTGAACAACATATGAGGGAGTTTGCCTCGCAGATTCAATCAAATCAAATGGCTGATCAACCAAAGAAGGTGCTTGTGGTCATGAATCCCGTGGCCAATAAGAAGAGATCGGAGAAATTT TTCAAGAACTACTGCGAGCCGGTTTTGCATTTAGCTGGTTACTCTGTGGAGATCCTGCGTACCAACCACATTGGACATGCCAAGAGCTATGTGGAGGAGATGGCTGCGCTGCCCGATGCGATTGTGGTAGCCGGCGGCGATGGAACCTCATCGGAGGTGGTGACGGGACTGATGCGACGGCGGGGCAATCTCTGCCCCATCACCATTCTTCCGCTGGGCCGCTCTGTCCAGGCCGCCTCGAAGCGCCTCCAGATCTTTGGCGTCAAGGATGTGGCCTATGTGAAGAGCCTGTGCAAGGCACTGGAACCCATGCTCAAGGATGAGAGCCAGTACCAAAGCGTGATACGCTTTGATGTCATCGAGGGAGACGAAGAAAACGACAGCCAGCTGAAGCCCATATTCGGCCTGAATGGACTCTCCTGGGGCCTGATGGAGGACATCAATTCGGCCAAGGATAAGTACTGGTACTTTGGCCCCCTGCGTCACTATGCATCCGCCGCCTCCAAGTCGTTTGCGGACAACTGGAGCCTGAAGACTGACTATGTGTACACACCGCCTTGCCCAGGCTGTGTGGATTGTGCTTCGGTTCAGCGGCAGGATGAGCTGCCCGTCGGCGGTGGCCTCTTCACCAGGAACCTCTTTAAGTACCAGAGGAACAGCGGCGAGGCCAGGAGGACTTTGGCTAAGAACGACCAGTGCGGCAACAAGTTCGAGGGCAGCGTGGAGGCCAGCCAGATAAACATCAATTGTGTACAGAACGAGGAGAACTTTGCGGAGCTGGAGAGCCAGTTCATCAGCTCGCTGCAGCCGGGCTGGGAGTTCATCAAGCAAATTCCGCAGGTCACCTGCAGCAACATCCTGCCCAGCCTGGTGGTGAAGAGTCGCACCATTCAGCTGCTTCCGGCCGGTGAAATGGCAGAGAAATTCTACGCCATTGACGGCGAGGAGTACGATGCAAGACCCATTAAGGTATCTGTTGTCCCCAATGCTATTAAAGTTTTTTGTTGA